The following DNA comes from Actinomycetota bacterium.
TATCTCCCCTTCAAGTTCCAGTGCTTCAATCTTTGGCAGGGTACTTCCTATAATTCCTTCCAGATCCCCATACATTCCGGCAGTATTTTTAAGCACCCTTTTTAGCTGGGTCTCTCTTTTATCCCATAGTTTCTGGAC
Coding sequences within:
- a CDS encoding DUF2130 domain-containing protein; this encodes VQKLWDKRETQLKRVLKNTAGMYGDLEGIIGSTLPKIEALELEGEINDGE